Proteins encoded together in one Variovorax paradoxus window:
- a CDS encoding beta-ketoacyl synthase chain length factor — MTAANQAAPKPPTLYIEGPAFWTPTLPGWEAARAAFRGEGTLTDPPAKRPSPQVLAPAERRRAPDTVALALEVAAASMAGAGRNAADVPCVFVSAHGDLSINDYMCSTLATDPTVLSPTRFHNSVHNAAVGYWTIGTGCMAASNSVSAYENSFAAGLLEAAVQCAADHSPVLLVGYDTPTVGALTSVTDSQGLLAVALVIAPERTERTVASFDWSTEIGNGSAPAPHSDAAKTLAHINPMAHALGLFESLARVADDDPPAPLDLPLSSTLALRLQLQRVRD, encoded by the coding sequence ATGACGGCCGCGAACCAGGCCGCGCCGAAGCCGCCCACCCTCTACATCGAAGGCCCCGCCTTCTGGACGCCCACGCTGCCAGGCTGGGAGGCCGCCCGTGCTGCCTTCCGCGGCGAAGGCACCTTGACCGATCCGCCGGCCAAGCGCCCCTCGCCGCAGGTGCTGGCGCCCGCCGAGCGACGCCGGGCACCCGACACCGTCGCTCTTGCGCTCGAGGTGGCCGCCGCGTCGATGGCGGGTGCGGGCCGCAATGCGGCGGACGTGCCCTGCGTGTTCGTCTCGGCGCACGGCGATCTTTCGATCAACGACTACATGTGCAGCACGCTCGCGACCGACCCCACGGTGCTGTCGCCCACGCGCTTTCACAACTCGGTGCACAACGCGGCGGTGGGCTACTGGACCATCGGCACCGGCTGCATGGCGGCCAGCAACTCGGTGTCGGCCTACGAGAACAGCTTTGCCGCCGGCCTGCTCGAAGCGGCGGTGCAGTGCGCGGCCGACCACTCGCCGGTGCTGCTGGTGGGCTACGACACGCCGACGGTGGGTGCGCTGACCTCGGTGACCGACAGCCAGGGCCTGCTGGCCGTGGCGCTGGTGATTGCGCCCGAGCGCACCGAGCGCACCGTGGCGTCTTTCGACTGGTCGACGGAGATCGGCAACGGCAGCGCGCCGGCACCGCATTCGGACGCCGCCAAGACGCTGGCGCACATCAACCCGATGGCGCATGCGCTCGGCCTGTTCGAATCGCTGGCGCGCGTGGCGGACGACGACCCGCCCGCGCCGCTGGACCTGCCGCTTTCTTCCACCCTGGCGCTGCGGCTGCAACTGCAGCGGGTCCGGGACTGA
- a CDS encoding beta-ketoacyl-[acyl-carrier-protein] synthase family protein — MPPRISPLQISAFTATSAVGVGKEPLAEALAHSRSGLRANDFGDAPLPTWIGRVDGLEDIRLPEDLAPWDCRNNRLAWLGLHADGFPEAVAAARAKYGPSRIALILGTSTSSIGETELAYTQLDADGLFPQNQRRPAVHTPHSLAMFVQQVLGLTGPSETISTACSSSAKVFASAERLIRLGLADAAVVGGVDTLCGSVLFGFNSLELVSSEPCRPFDAGRKGISLGEAAGFALVERVQDDAAAPLRLLGYGEASDAHHMSTPHPEGLGAERALDEALARAGLAPDAIDYINMHGTASQKNDEVEGALVARRFPASTHASSTKGFMGHTLGAAGIVESVISLLAIERGLMPGTVNTNELDTGFGPQIKLAPAHGEVRYALTNSFGFGGNNCSLVFGKAVQ, encoded by the coding sequence GTGCCGCCCCGCATTTCTCCCCTTCAGATCAGCGCCTTCACGGCCACTTCGGCCGTCGGTGTCGGCAAGGAGCCGCTCGCCGAGGCGCTCGCGCATTCGCGCAGCGGCCTGCGCGCCAACGATTTCGGCGATGCGCCGCTGCCCACCTGGATCGGCCGGGTCGACGGGCTCGAAGACATTCGCCTGCCCGAAGACCTCGCCCCCTGGGACTGCCGCAACAACCGGCTCGCCTGGCTGGGCCTGCACGCCGACGGGTTCCCCGAAGCCGTGGCCGCCGCGCGGGCCAAATACGGGCCTTCGCGCATCGCGCTGATCCTGGGCACCTCGACGTCCAGCATCGGCGAAACCGAACTGGCCTACACCCAGCTCGACGCCGACGGGCTCTTTCCCCAGAACCAGCGCCGCCCTGCGGTGCACACGCCGCATTCGCTGGCCATGTTCGTGCAGCAGGTGCTCGGGCTCACCGGGCCCAGCGAGACGATTTCCACCGCCTGCTCGTCGAGCGCCAAGGTGTTCGCCTCGGCCGAGCGGCTGATCCGCCTCGGGCTGGCCGACGCCGCCGTGGTGGGCGGGGTCGACACGCTGTGCGGCAGCGTGCTGTTCGGCTTCAACTCGCTCGAACTGGTGTCGAGCGAACCGTGCCGGCCTTTCGACGCCGGCCGCAAGGGCATCAGCCTGGGCGAGGCAGCCGGCTTTGCGCTTGTGGAGCGCGTGCAGGACGACGCAGCCGCGCCGCTGCGGCTGCTCGGCTACGGCGAAGCCAGCGATGCGCACCACATGTCGACACCGCACCCCGAGGGCCTGGGCGCCGAACGCGCGCTCGACGAGGCGCTGGCGCGCGCGGGCCTGGCGCCCGATGCCATCGACTACATCAACATGCACGGCACGGCGAGCCAGAAGAACGACGAGGTCGAAGGTGCGCTGGTGGCGCGCCGCTTCCCCGCCTCCACCCACGCCAGCTCGACCAAGGGCTTCATGGGCCACACGCTGGGCGCAGCGGGCATCGTCGAATCGGTGATCAGCCTGCTGGCCATCGAACGCGGGCTGATGCCCGGCACCGTGAACACGAACGAACTCGATACCGGCTTCGGGCCGCAGATCAAGCTCGCGCCCGCGCACGGCGAGGTCCGCTACGCGCTGACCAACTCCTTCGGTTTCGGCGGCAACAACTGCTCGCTGGTGTTCGGCAAGGCTGTTCAATGA
- a CDS encoding AmpG family muropeptide MFS transporter, whose amino-acid sequence MDNPGFMSAQPAETPTASSLPWRDALKVYLEPATLRMLALGFSAGLPLLLVLGTLSFRLREAGIDRTTIGYLSWVGLAYGFKWVWAPLVDRLPLPPLTTLLGRRRGWLLLAQALVIAGLVGMALSDPRQGLVPLIWCALLVAFGSATQDIALDAFRIESAETRKQAALAAAYQTGYRLAMIWAGAGVLWVAAWAEVAPVAGATGAAAYQNGAWKTAYLVMAASMAVGVLTVLLSPEPVRRALPKAKNAAEWLQGVLIEPFADFIRRYKWQAALILALIAIYRISDVVMGIMANPFYVDMGFTKDEVATVSKIYGVVMTLAGAFVGGVLSMRLGVMRVLMLGAVLSAASNLLFAWLASRGHDLTALIAVVSADNLAGGIASAAFIAYLSSLTNISYSATQYALFSSLMLLLPKFIAGYSGLFVDAYGYAQFFTATALLGVPVLLLVALAARITTTTAPAERQ is encoded by the coding sequence ATGGACAATCCGGGGTTCATGTCTGCCCAGCCTGCCGAAACCCCCACCGCCTCTTCCCTGCCCTGGCGCGACGCGCTGAAGGTCTATCTCGAGCCTGCCACCCTGCGCATGCTGGCACTCGGCTTTTCGGCCGGCCTGCCGCTGTTGCTGGTGCTGGGCACGCTGAGCTTTCGCCTGCGGGAGGCGGGCATCGACCGCACCACCATCGGCTACCTGAGTTGGGTGGGCCTGGCCTACGGCTTCAAGTGGGTCTGGGCACCGCTGGTCGACCGGCTGCCGCTGCCGCCGCTGACCACGCTGCTGGGGCGCCGGCGCGGCTGGCTGCTGCTGGCGCAGGCGCTGGTGATCGCGGGGCTGGTCGGCATGGCGCTCAGCGATCCGCGCCAGGGCCTGGTGCCGCTGATCTGGTGCGCACTGCTGGTGGCCTTCGGCTCGGCCACGCAAGACATCGCACTCGACGCCTTCCGCATCGAGTCGGCTGAAACCCGCAAGCAGGCTGCGCTCGCCGCTGCCTATCAAACAGGCTACCGGTTGGCGATGATCTGGGCCGGCGCGGGCGTGCTTTGGGTGGCGGCCTGGGCCGAGGTGGCGCCGGTGGCTGGTGCCACGGGCGCGGCGGCGTACCAGAACGGCGCCTGGAAAACGGCCTACCTGGTCATGGCCGCCTCGATGGCGGTGGGTGTGCTCACGGTGCTGCTCTCGCCGGAGCCCGTGCGCCGTGCACTGCCCAAGGCAAAGAACGCGGCCGAGTGGCTGCAGGGCGTGCTCATCGAGCCCTTTGCCGACTTCATCCGCCGCTACAAGTGGCAGGCCGCGCTGATCCTCGCCTTGATTGCCATCTACCGCATCAGCGACGTGGTGATGGGCATCATGGCCAACCCGTTCTATGTGGACATGGGCTTTACCAAGGACGAGGTGGCCACCGTCAGCAAGATCTACGGCGTGGTGATGACGCTGGCCGGCGCCTTCGTGGGCGGCGTGCTCTCGATGCGCCTGGGCGTGATGCGCGTGCTGATGCTGGGCGCGGTGCTCAGCGCCGCGAGCAACCTGCTGTTTGCCTGGCTGGCCTCGCGCGGGCATGACCTCACGGCGCTGATTGCGGTGGTGTCGGCCGACAACCTGGCGGGCGGCATTGCCTCGGCGGCGTTCATCGCCTATCTCTCGAGCCTGACCAACATCAGCTATTCGGCCACGCAATACGCCCTGTTCAGCTCGTTGATGCTGCTGCTGCCGAAGTTCATTGCCGGCTACTCGGGGCTGTTTGTCGACGCCTACGGCTACGCCCAGTTCTTCACTGCCACGGCCCTTTTGGGGGTGCCGGTGCTGCTGCTGGTGGCATTGGCCGCCCGGATCACCACGACCACAGCCCCCGCCGAGCGTCAATAG
- a CDS encoding M48 family metallopeptidase: MCTRCELLDPPAASPSSSSAWQPRRAFLLAAAGAALTGPALAQVNVGNASVARNLVPADRIEAAGVQQYGQLLAQARAKNALAGDGNAQLQRLRTIANRLIPFATPWNTRARDWKWEVNLIGSKQINAFCMPGGKIAFFTGILEQLKLNDDEVAMVMGHEMAHALREHARARLAKSAGTGAALSIGAQLLGLGQMGDLAARAGTQLITLKFSRGDETEADLVGLELAARAGYDPQASVSLWKKMATASKNQGGLSFLSTHPSGPDRIQKLEANLPKVEKLYREAKRS, from the coding sequence ATGTGCACACGATGCGAGCTTCTCGACCCTCCCGCGGCTTCACCATCCAGCTCCTCCGCCTGGCAGCCGCGGCGAGCCTTCCTGCTTGCTGCGGCCGGCGCGGCGCTGACCGGCCCGGCATTGGCGCAAGTCAACGTGGGCAACGCCTCCGTGGCGCGCAACCTGGTGCCGGCGGACCGGATCGAGGCCGCCGGCGTCCAACAATACGGACAGCTGCTCGCGCAGGCGCGCGCCAAGAATGCGCTCGCGGGCGACGGCAACGCCCAGCTGCAAAGGCTGCGCACCATTGCCAACCGGCTGATTCCCTTTGCGACACCCTGGAACACGCGGGCGCGCGACTGGAAGTGGGAGGTCAACCTCATCGGCAGCAAGCAGATCAATGCCTTCTGCATGCCCGGCGGCAAGATCGCCTTCTTCACCGGCATCCTCGAGCAGCTCAAGCTCAATGACGACGAGGTGGCGATGGTGATGGGCCACGAAATGGCCCATGCGCTGCGCGAGCATGCGCGCGCCCGTCTCGCCAAGAGCGCCGGCACCGGCGCCGCGCTGTCCATCGGTGCACAGCTGCTGGGCCTGGGCCAGATGGGCGACCTGGCGGCCCGCGCCGGCACGCAGTTGATCACCCTCAAGTTCAGCCGCGGCGATGAGACCGAGGCCGACCTCGTCGGCCTGGAGCTGGCGGCGCGTGCCGGCTACGACCCGCAGGCGTCGGTTTCGCTCTGGAAGAAGATGGCCACCGCATCGAAGAACCAGGGCGGGCTGAGTTTTCTTTCCACCCACCCGAGCGGGCCGGACCGGATCCAGAAGCTCGAAGCCAATCTGCCGAAGGTGGAAAAGCTTTACAGGGAAGCCAAGCGGAGCTGA
- the atzF gene encoding allophanate hydrolase, with amino-acid sequence MVHEENGSAAAAWIARLAQPVPGAASGNSPLAGLSFAVKDNIDVAGVPTTAACPAFDRQPIAHAAVVQKLLDAGASLLGKTNLDQFACGLNGTRSPYGEVPNAFDSRYVSGGSSSGSAYVVAKGEVDFALGTDTAGSGRVPAGLNNIVGIKPSRGLLSASGVVPAAQSADCVSIFARTVALAVDVLLAAAGPDARDPYSRELALRSDPFPPAFRFGVPDTLSFFGDLEAEAAFRDAQARLVALGGTPVTIPFAPLAEAAALLYESALVAERYAAVRGFFDAHGSQVIEPVRGILESGRGYSAADVFEAQTKLRALAQQVEPMWRGIDVLMVPTAPTHYTRDQMRADPVVLNRNLGAYTNFVNLLDYAAISVPSSLRADGLPFGITLIAPCGSDLALAELGQRYHHATGLPQGATGLPLPEPRAIRGLGVPQAPAMAIAVVGAHLSGMPLNGQLTERGATLLRATTTAPRYRLHALPGTVPPKPGLQRSAGGGSAIALEVWSVPVAQVGGFLALIPPPLGLGSVELADGSWVHGFICEGHALADAEDVSHHGGWRAYIASRTASSQAIST; translated from the coding sequence ATGGTGCATGAAGAAAACGGATCGGCCGCCGCGGCGTGGATTGCACGCCTGGCGCAGCCCGTGCCCGGCGCGGCTTCCGGTAACAGCCCGCTCGCCGGCCTGAGCTTTGCCGTCAAGGACAACATCGACGTCGCCGGCGTGCCCACCACGGCCGCTTGTCCGGCCTTCGACCGCCAGCCCATCGCCCACGCAGCGGTGGTGCAGAAGCTGCTCGATGCCGGTGCATCGCTTCTCGGCAAGACCAATCTCGACCAGTTCGCCTGCGGCCTGAACGGCACGCGCTCTCCCTACGGCGAGGTGCCCAACGCCTTCGACTCTCGCTATGTCTCGGGCGGTTCCAGCTCGGGTTCGGCCTATGTGGTGGCGAAGGGCGAGGTCGACTTCGCACTCGGCACCGACACGGCCGGCTCGGGCCGCGTGCCCGCCGGGCTCAACAACATCGTCGGCATCAAGCCCTCGCGCGGGCTGCTGAGCGCCTCCGGCGTGGTGCCCGCGGCGCAGAGCGCGGATTGCGTGTCGATCTTCGCGCGCACGGTCGCCCTGGCGGTCGACGTGCTTCTTGCGGCCGCGGGCCCGGATGCGCGCGATCCCTATTCGCGGGAGCTCGCCTTGCGCAGCGACCCGTTTCCACCGGCGTTCCGCTTCGGTGTGCCCGATACGCTGAGCTTCTTCGGCGACTTGGAGGCCGAAGCGGCCTTCCGGGACGCGCAGGCCCGGCTCGTCGCGCTCGGCGGCACGCCTGTGACGATTCCCTTCGCGCCTCTGGCCGAGGCCGCCGCGCTGCTCTATGAAAGCGCGCTGGTGGCGGAGCGCTATGCCGCCGTGCGCGGGTTCTTCGATGCGCACGGATCCCAGGTGATCGAACCGGTGCGCGGCATTCTCGAAAGCGGACGCGGCTACAGCGCAGCCGACGTGTTCGAGGCGCAGACAAAGCTGCGCGCACTCGCACAACAGGTGGAGCCGATGTGGCGCGGCATCGACGTGCTGATGGTGCCCACCGCGCCCACGCACTACACGCGCGACCAGATGCGCGCCGACCCGGTCGTGCTCAACCGCAACCTTGGCGCGTACACCAACTTCGTCAACCTGCTGGACTACGCCGCCATCTCGGTGCCGAGTTCATTGCGCGCCGATGGCCTGCCGTTCGGCATCACGCTGATCGCGCCGTGCGGCAGCGACCTCGCGCTGGCAGAACTCGGCCAGCGCTATCACCACGCCACAGGGCTGCCGCAGGGCGCCACCGGCTTGCCGCTGCCAGAGCCGCGCGCCATTCGGGGGCTGGGCGTTCCGCAAGCGCCGGCCATGGCCATTGCCGTCGTCGGCGCGCACCTTTCGGGCATGCCGCTCAACGGTCAGCTCACCGAGCGCGGCGCCACGCTGCTGCGTGCCACGACCACCGCGCCGCGCTACCGGCTGCATGCCTTGCCCGGCACCGTGCCGCCCAAGCCGGGGCTGCAGCGCAGCGCAGGCGGCGGTAGCGCCATCGCGCTCGAGGTGTGGTCGGTTCCGGTTGCGCAGGTCGGCGGCTTCCTGGCCCTGATCCCGCCTCCGCTGGGGCTCGGCAGCGTGGAGCTTGCCGACGGCAGCTGGGTGCACGGCTTCATCTGCGAAGGCCATGCGCTGGCCGACGCCGAAGACGTGAGCCACCACGGCGGCTGGCGTGCCTACATCGCGAGCCGCACCGCTTCTTCACAAGCCATTTCAACCTGA
- a CDS encoding ABC transporter substrate-binding protein: MRIPEKLTAAASRRHVLQAGAAGLAVLAAPAIVRAQAAPKIRIGFWPVAAGLPFFAAVDRGYFKEAGLDVEPLKFAGAQQVMEGMLAGRCDGSSNGTGSANLAIGEIAQPGLFKIFCTNPSNAKFVLDEFIVAKDSPIKTMAELAGKKIASGPGIQNVTLCKTMLERAGAKGATVSELPIGQHVAALVAGQVDACYTLEPTGTVGRMNGTTRVIEAGVVAKYILGDSMAPWHGGAASLTSEFIKKNPEVARKYIAAYARGVELVRTKPDDARQHMKGYTAIEGKLTAEVPLASYMLYNEFKPSDVAYFQKFYDLFTEKGIFEKKVLVDGLLYKA; the protein is encoded by the coding sequence ATGCGCATCCCTGAAAAATTGACCGCCGCCGCGTCGCGCCGCCACGTGCTGCAGGCCGGCGCAGCGGGCTTGGCCGTGCTGGCCGCACCGGCCATCGTGCGTGCGCAAGCGGCACCGAAGATCCGCATCGGCTTCTGGCCCGTGGCCGCCGGGCTGCCTTTCTTTGCCGCGGTGGACCGCGGCTACTTCAAGGAAGCCGGCCTCGACGTGGAGCCGCTCAAGTTCGCGGGCGCGCAGCAGGTCATGGAAGGCATGCTCGCGGGCCGCTGCGACGGCAGCTCCAACGGCACGGGCTCGGCCAACCTCGCCATCGGCGAGATCGCGCAGCCGGGCCTCTTCAAGATCTTCTGCACCAACCCGAGCAACGCCAAGTTCGTGCTCGACGAATTCATCGTCGCCAAGGACAGCCCGATCAAGACCATGGCCGAACTGGCCGGCAAGAAGATCGCGTCGGGCCCCGGCATCCAGAACGTGACCCTGTGCAAGACCATGCTCGAACGCGCCGGCGCCAAGGGCGCCACGGTGAGCGAGCTGCCCATCGGCCAGCACGTGGCCGCGCTCGTCGCGGGCCAGGTCGATGCCTGCTACACGCTGGAGCCTACCGGCACCGTGGGCCGAATGAACGGCACCACGCGCGTCATCGAAGCCGGCGTGGTCGCCAAGTACATCCTCGGTGATTCGATGGCACCCTGGCATGGCGGCGCGGCCAGCCTCACCAGCGAGTTCATCAAGAAGAACCCGGAAGTCGCCAGGAAGTACATCGCCGCCTACGCGCGCGGCGTCGAGCTGGTGCGCACCAAGCCCGACGACGCCCGCCAGCACATGAAGGGCTACACCGCGATCGAGGGCAAGCTCACGGCCGAAGTACCGCTCGCCTCCTACATGCTCTACAACGAGTTCAAGCCGAGCGACGTGGCGTACTTCCAGAAGTTCTACGACCTGTTCACCGAGAAAGGCATCTTCGAGAAGAAGGTGCTGGTGGATGGCCTGCTCTACAAGGCATAG
- a CDS encoding ABC transporter permease gives MADASTTTAAPWTPPAAGATAAAVPKPPLRDRLLPFIGPVVLFIVWDLAVRLGFIKPILLPTPADTVAALITGLAGGPLLTDFAMTVWRTLQAFLIAAVVGVPLGVLLGSNEKAYRSVEFLIDFFRSTPSSALIPLFLLIFGVSDVNKVAIAAFGALLIVVFNSAYGVINARKQRVMAARVMGASRWQIFKDVLVWESLQPSFVGLRSAVSMALVIVIVAEMFIGSDTGLGHRIIDAQQVLNVKSMYAAILAAGALGYALNILFLVAERRIVHWSGR, from the coding sequence ATGGCCGACGCAAGCACGACCACGGCCGCGCCGTGGACGCCGCCGGCCGCCGGAGCCACGGCAGCTGCAGTGCCCAAGCCGCCACTGCGCGACCGGCTGCTGCCCTTCATCGGACCCGTGGTGCTGTTCATCGTGTGGGACCTTGCGGTGCGGCTCGGCTTCATCAAGCCGATCCTGCTGCCCACGCCCGCGGACACCGTTGCGGCGCTGATCACCGGGCTTGCGGGCGGGCCGCTGCTCACCGACTTTGCGATGACGGTGTGGCGCACGCTGCAGGCCTTTTTGATTGCGGCGGTGGTCGGCGTGCCGCTGGGCGTACTGCTCGGCAGCAACGAGAAGGCCTACCGCAGCGTCGAGTTCCTGATCGACTTCTTCCGCTCCACGCCTTCGTCCGCGCTGATCCCGCTGTTCCTGCTGATCTTCGGCGTGTCCGACGTCAACAAGGTGGCCATCGCGGCTTTCGGCGCATTGCTGATCGTCGTCTTCAACAGCGCCTATGGCGTCATCAATGCGCGCAAGCAGCGCGTGATGGCGGCACGCGTCATGGGTGCCTCGCGCTGGCAGATCTTCAAGGACGTGCTGGTGTGGGAAAGCCTGCAGCCCAGCTTCGTGGGCCTGCGCTCGGCGGTGTCGATGGCCTTGGTGATCGTCATCGTGGCCGAGATGTTCATCGGCTCCGACACCGGCCTTGGCCATCGCATCATCGATGCGCAGCAGGTGCTCAACGTGAAGAGCATGTACGCGGCCATTCTTGCCGCCGGCGCACTGGGCTATGCGCTCAACATTCTTTTTCTTGTGGCCGAGCGCCGCATCGTGCATTGGAGCGGCCGATGA
- a CDS encoding ABC transporter ATP-binding protein, which yields MKATQDIVVNGPVYADVPKPVFKPGPAGTHITIRGLTKYFAGWPLYENFDLDIPKHKIVSVFGPNGCGKSTLINMIAGLIPIDSGEILFDGKQRKDTKIGYVFQNYREAMFPWMRTIDNIAYPLKLEGRSKAEVDRRMEELVASFDVKFDLKRFPYELSGGQQQTASIMRALAPNPEVLFLDEPFSALDFEMTLFIREKLQEVFMQTGTTMLLVSHDLEEAVYLADEVLLLTKRPTKVAEILRYGDARPRTVETLSTESFVAMKKLSLDIFQREVRR from the coding sequence ATGAAAGCCACGCAAGACATCGTCGTGAACGGCCCGGTGTATGCCGACGTGCCCAAGCCCGTGTTCAAGCCCGGCCCGGCCGGCACGCACATCACCATTCGCGGGCTTACCAAGTACTTTGCGGGCTGGCCGCTGTACGAGAACTTCGACCTCGACATACCCAAGCACAAGATCGTCTCGGTGTTCGGGCCGAACGGCTGCGGCAAGTCCACGCTCATCAACATGATCGCGGGGCTCATTCCCATCGATTCGGGCGAAATCCTGTTCGACGGCAAGCAGCGCAAGGACACCAAGATCGGCTACGTGTTCCAGAACTACCGCGAGGCGATGTTCCCGTGGATGCGCACCATCGACAACATCGCCTACCCGCTGAAGCTCGAAGGGCGCAGCAAGGCCGAGGTCGACCGGCGCATGGAAGAGCTGGTGGCATCGTTCGACGTCAAGTTCGACCTGAAGCGCTTTCCCTACGAACTCTCGGGCGGCCAGCAGCAGACCGCGTCGATCATGCGGGCGCTCGCGCCCAACCCCGAGGTGCTGTTTCTCGATGAGCCGTTTTCGGCGCTCGACTTCGAGATGACGCTCTTCATCCGCGAGAAGCTGCAGGAGGTGTTCATGCAGACCGGCACCACCATGCTGCTGGTGTCGCACGACCTGGAAGAAGCCGTGTACCTAGCCGACGAGGTGCTGCTCTTGACCAAGCGGCCCACCAAGGTGGCCGAGATTCTGCGGTACGGCGATGCGCGGCCGCGCACGGTCGAGACGCTGAGCACCGAGAGCTTTGTGGCAATGAAGAAGCTCAGCCTCGACATCTTTCAACGTGAGGTTCGCAGATGA
- the hpxZ gene encoding oxalurate catabolism protein HpxZ — MTLEINIPEVLAEVTEVFARYEEALLTNRRDVLDELFWNSPHTLRYGYSENHYGHAAISAFRASLPVQSPPRELLRTVITTYGRDLATANAEFRREGSGQTGRQSQTWLRTADGWRVAAAHVSLIG, encoded by the coding sequence ATGACCCTGGAAATCAACATCCCCGAAGTGCTGGCCGAAGTGACCGAAGTGTTCGCACGGTATGAAGAAGCACTGCTCACCAACCGCCGTGATGTGCTCGACGAGCTTTTCTGGAACAGCCCGCACACGCTTCGCTACGGCTACTCAGAGAACCATTACGGTCATGCGGCCATCAGCGCCTTTCGTGCATCGCTGCCGGTGCAGAGCCCGCCGCGCGAGCTGCTGCGCACCGTCATCACCACCTACGGCCGCGACCTGGCGACCGCCAATGCCGAGTTCCGCCGCGAAGGCAGCGGTCAGACCGGCCGCCAGAGCCAGACCTGGCTGCGCACCGCCGATGGCTGGCGCGTCGCCGCCGCGCACGTGAGCCTCATCGGCTGA
- a CDS encoding BMP family ABC transporter substrate-binding protein: protein MTSPINRRESLKSLAALGAAGTLGGWSALAGAQAKPLTVGVIYVGARDDYGYNQAHAMAAAEVKKLPGVKVVEEENVPETAAVQKTMVGMISQDGAKLLFPTSFGYFDPHILAVAPKNPDVRFSHCGGLWTEGKHPKNAGSFFGYIDECQFLNGVIAAHMTKSNKIAFVAAKPIPQVLRNINAFTLGARSVKPNITCSVIFTGDWSMAVKEAEATNSLADQGCDVFTMHVDGPKVVVETAAKRGKMVCGYHASQAKLAPNAYLTGAEWNWLTAYKAAIEAAQAGKPHPNFLRGGLKEGYVKMSAYGPMVPDAAKKQADDIKAKMIAGTFDIFKDGIKDNKGAVVVPAGKVLKQTDLELEKMNYLVEGVIGSA, encoded by the coding sequence ATGACCAGCCCCATCAATCGCCGCGAGTCCCTCAAATCCCTGGCCGCGCTCGGCGCTGCCGGCACCCTTGGAGGCTGGAGCGCCCTTGCTGGCGCACAGGCCAAGCCGCTGACCGTCGGCGTGATCTACGTCGGCGCGCGCGACGACTATGGCTACAACCAGGCGCACGCCATGGCGGCGGCCGAGGTCAAGAAGCTGCCCGGAGTGAAGGTGGTGGAGGAAGAGAACGTGCCCGAGACCGCCGCCGTGCAGAAGACCATGGTCGGCATGATCTCGCAGGACGGCGCCAAGCTGCTCTTCCCCACGTCGTTCGGCTACTTCGATCCGCACATCCTTGCGGTTGCGCCCAAGAACCCCGACGTGCGCTTCTCGCACTGCGGCGGCCTCTGGACAGAGGGCAAGCACCCGAAGAACGCCGGCAGCTTCTTCGGCTACATCGACGAGTGCCAGTTCCTGAACGGCGTGATTGCCGCGCACATGACCAAGAGCAACAAGATAGCCTTCGTTGCCGCCAAGCCCATTCCGCAGGTGCTGCGCAACATCAATGCCTTCACGCTCGGCGCGCGCTCGGTCAAGCCGAACATCACCTGCAGCGTGATCTTCACCGGCGACTGGTCCATGGCCGTGAAGGAGGCCGAGGCCACCAACAGCCTGGCCGATCAGGGCTGCGACGTGTTCACCATGCACGTCGACGGCCCCAAGGTGGTGGTGGAGACGGCGGCCAAGCGCGGCAAGATGGTTTGCGGTTACCACGCAAGTCAGGCCAAGCTGGCGCCCAATGCGTACCTCACCGGTGCCGAGTGGAACTGGCTCACCGCCTACAAGGCGGCCATCGAGGCGGCGCAAGCCGGCAAGCCGCACCCCAACTTCTTGCGCGGTGGCCTGAAGGAAGGCTACGTGAAGATGTCCGCCTACGGCCCCATGGTGCCCGACGCTGCAAAGAAGCAGGCCGACGACATCAAGGCCAAGATGATTGCCGGCACCTTCGACATCTTCAAGGACGGCATCAAGGACAACAAGGGCGCCGTCGTCGTGCCGGCCGGCAAGGTGCTGAAGCAGACCGACCTGGAACTGGAAAAGATGAACTACCTGGTCGAAGGCGTCATCGGTTCGGCCTGA